One window from the genome of Babylonia areolata isolate BAREFJ2019XMU chromosome 13, ASM4173473v1, whole genome shotgun sequence encodes:
- the LOC143288961 gene encoding uncharacterized protein LOC143288961: MNAYEFYLSTCKYVLLADPSNKSTWVDLYGYLPCLRQMLSCCVCGNIMLKPKGPSHAICLHHVCSSCIGGKMRLRPACSWCRTHEGFTENPSMRILILCFKKMCEYINNTAIGREIRKAATNGAHTNTLIRVLDEAAAFEDDYVISNKVMPTCVPTWGMAPEPKLVSLPRGPNQPSTSGSGAVGRKRSDSGTSAPSQSQAEKDGKDNPPKLTSVQNVTKAADKDKPAPNNGPLKLGRLDDELDLMPALLAPCTQKIIPHEKLSPPLAGPQRADVLDQQGPGHWSKPSHGKRGRKMRGKRISKPLSMNLISPKKVVQSLPPKTKLKNSVVLQTKLRIKGKYQKKQKPFKPEIDFEPPCKRTRLASSLNVSENHAVPTRKVCKCARLNLPSRFTCFNQRCACYSRKLPCHNCSCRGCCNPLKMPTMQKNSHDKSEVEHDPAMPVLSPEPSS, translated from the coding sequence ATGAACGCCTACGAGTTTTATTTGTCAACCTGCAAGTACGTCCTTTTGGCTGATCCATCCAACAAGAGTACTTGGGTGGATCTGTATGGCTACCTGCCGTGCCTGCGGCAAATGCTGTCGTGCTGTGTTTGTGGCAACATCATGCTAAAACCTAAAGGTCCAAGTCACGCCATTTGTTTACATCATGTTTGCTCGTCCTGCATCGGAGGAAAAATGCGCCTCCGACCAGCTTGCAGTTGGTGTCGAACTCACGAAGGATTTACCGAGAACCCTAGTATGAGAATTCTTATTCTTTGCTTTAAGAAAATGTGCGAATACATAAATAACACGGCAATAGGGCGCGAGATTCGTAAAGCGGCAACCAATGGCGCCCACACAAACACGCTGATCCGAGTGCTCGACGAGGCGGCGGCATTTGAGGACGATTATGTCATTTCAAACAAGGTGATGCCAACTTGTGTTCCCACGTGGGGTATGGCTCCTGAACCTAAACTTGTGTCTTTGCCGAGAGGTCCGAATCAGCCATCGACCTCGGGCAGCGGTGCCGTAGGAAGAAAACGCAGCGACAGCGGCACTTCAGCGCCCTCCCAGTCCCAGGCAGAGAAGGACGGGAAAGACAACCCCCCAAAGCTGACCAGTGTCCAAAACGTCACCAAAGCTGCAGACAAGGACAAACCAGCACCCAACAACGGTCCATTGAAATTAGGCCGCCTGGATGATGAGCTGGATTTGATGCCCGCACTGCTGGCTCCATGCACACAGAAAATTATTCCCCATGAAAAACTGTCCCCACCTTTGGCAGGGCCCCAGCGTGCAGACGTCCTGGATCAACAAGGGCCTGGTCACTGGTCCAAGCCTTCCCACGGCAAGCGGGGACGAAAAATGCGGGGAAAGAGGATATCCAAACCTTTGAGCATGAATTTGATCTCTCCGAAGAAAGTGGTGCAGTCATTACCTCCCAAAACTAAACTGAAGAACTCTGTTGTCCTTCAAACCAAACTCAGAATCAAAGGCAAGTACCAGAAAAAGCAGAAACCATTCAAGCCGGAAATTGATTTTGAACCGCCGTGCAAGCGCACTCGTCTGGCTTCCAGTCTGAATGTTTCAGAGAACCATGCTGTTCCCACCAGGAAAGTGTGTAAATGTGCACGCCTGAATCTCCCTTCACGCTTCACTTGCTTCAATCAACGTTGCGCGTGCTATAGCAGAAAGCTGCCATGCCACAACTGCAGTTGCCGAGGTTGCTGCAACCCCTTGAAGATGCCCACCATGCAAAAGAACAGTCATGACAAATCTGAAGTGGAGCATGACCCTGCCATGCCAGTTCTCTCCCCTGAACCCAGCTCTTAG